TCTCTATTATCCCTAACACTCATCATAACCCTAAAcaagttagtttaaaaaaaaaagtcctaataaCATagttgagaaaattgaggctcagagaagtagcTGTGACCTGCCCAGGTTCACACAGTATGTAAGTGCCAAAGGTTCAGGAGGGTTTGGATGCTTCTATGGGGATATGTCAGCCCCCTAGTAGCTGATAAGCCCAACCCCTTGGAGCTCtaactcctcctccctcctttgtgTCAACGAAAGGAAAATCATTTCCTATTCCTGGCTTCTCTGCCAGCCCAGAGAGAGTGAATGACGAAGAAAAGTCTCTAAATGTACCAGGATGGTCTTTCCCGGTTTCTCagttttgctgtcttttttttgttCAAGATCTGTTTCCTACAGACCCTGAAAATTACAGGTGTGGAGGCCTGGGTAACAGCTGCCCTCTTCTCCTGGGCTTGGTCCCGGCTCTCTGGAGTTTGTGTCCTGGGGCTGTGTGCTCAGACTTGACCATGTTTGGGCATGGAGGCTCGTCCCAGATGGGGACCAAAGGCCGCTTTCCCAGAGATGGGCTGGGAGCCCAAGCTTGCTGCTGCAGCTCAGACAGCCTcttttggggtgggggctgggggccaggcagAAAGTATCCGCCTGCTGAAGACTCCAGGGCAGCAGAAACTGTGAGTACTGCGTCCAGAGCACTCGGGGAGTGGTTTCTCCAAACACTGGGGCTAGAGGGGAGGTCTTGGGGGAGAGAGGCTGGCAGTGGGAACTTGCTTCCTTAAGGGAAGTCCATCAGGATTCTGGGCTCCAGGGGGGCTGACAGTGGTGTCACCCAAGACTAGCACTGCTGGTGTTTGTGCCCATTCTGGTGGCCTGCTCCATGGCTGGGTCACTCCTAGCACTCAGGTCCCAGGTTCCAGAGCAGCCAGAGGGCAGCAGCCTGGAGAGCAGCACCAGTCCTGGCACTTGTCCCCAGGGGAGGAGTGGGACAAAACTTGGCTCAGCAAGAGCCCTGGGGACTTCTGCTCCAAGCCTTCAGGATTCCCTTTGTTAAGagtaacagctaatatttattgagagcttgtGTTGGGTCAGACACTGGGATCAATATGTGATATTTGGTATGCCACTTGGTCTTTGTAGGAACTGTCTGAAGCAGGTACTATTATTCTCCTTTTACAGCCACATGGTTGTTAAGTGGCAAAgtcaggatttgatcccagatccaCTGACTTCAGAATCCCTGCCCCACACTCCACCAAACGCTTGAACACTGTTACTCTGTGCCCTGTCCTCCTAAGGACAAGAATGCCAACCAAAATGCTAGGTCctatcttcttttaatttttcccatcTTTCCAAAATTCACCCCAGACATTGAGTGACTTTCTAGATGGAAGATTAGCCAAAAAGTCCAGAGGTATTTAGCAACTCAAAAAAGTGAGAAATTCTTCTTGGAGTTTAACTGAAATCCCCCCTATTAGAGCCACaatccatttcttcctttctaggcCATCAGCAGTGCCTACCCTTCGTCCCGTCTGAAGGTTCTCACTATGGTTGTCAAATCGTATACCCATACCCATACACATACCCATATCCTCACCCCATTCCTGAGTGGTCTTTGGAGCATTGATCATGACTCTGCAAACCTACTCACTCAGTGTACACAATCTCACCAGAGCGTTGTAGACAGGTGGGATCTGAGCAAGCGGCAGGTTTCAGACTTCTCTGTGACAGGGGAGCCTCTCAACTCCTCTCCTCCTGAGTTCCCAGATCTGGTCACACAGCACGCCTGACTTCCCAGTGTCCGGAGTGCCCAGGGCCAGGAGGACACAAGATGTTTCGCAGCAGAGGAGTTAATGCCCCTGAGACAACTGAGTAGCCTGGAAGGTAGGGCACACGCCAAGGGCAGCTCCTCAGGTACACCCCATCTCCAGGAAAGAAGTGGTTTTATTTGGGGACACTGAGTGGGCCCTGCTACCACTTTTCTGTTTGCTGCCCCCAACTCAGCCAGGCTTGCTTGGGATTGTGTTCACAAACTGTGAAATGTTACAGGTTTTTCTAAGATGAGTGTCCTAGAAAAAAATGCTCAGATGTCCCACCCCTGCTGCCCACTGTATTCATCTATTTCCTGTATTACTTTTCTGTTGCTGCCATAATGCATCACCGCAAACTTGGTGGCTGCAAATAACGGAAATCTCTCACATAGTTCCGGAAGCCAGTGAGGTGTTGGTAGGGCcgaaatcaaggtgtctgcagggccCACTCCATCCAGAGGCTGAGGGGACAATCTGTTGTTCCTTGTCCCCTCTGGCATCTGGTGGCTGCTCATACTTCCTGGCATGTGACTACAATGTTCCAATCTCTCTTCCCTGGTCATATcgcctttttctcttctgtgtctaaTCTCCCTTTGCCTCATTCTTGTAAGGACCTCTATGATTACATTTAGGGTCTACATGGATAGTCCATGATAATCTCTCTATCTCAGGATCCTTAACTTAAAGTCTTTGCCACGTGAAGTACCACTCACAGATCCCAGGGCTGAGAGGATGGACCTCTTGGGGGCCATTACTGAACCTATCTCACAtcgtgtgaccttggacaagtcactctACCTCTCTGAGCCACAGATCCTTCAACTGTAGAATGGAGATGATAACACTTGCCTCTCAGAGTTAATGGGAGGTTTGCATGAGTTCAAAGAGCCCTGTGAAGTTACAAAACTCCATACAGAACTAGAGGTGATGTTGATCACTGAGCACTCTCCCTTTTTACCTGTCCCCCCTTCTGTGGATTACTTGTTGCCTGGGCTGATCTCATATCTGTTTGCCTCTATGGCTCTAGAAATGACCACTGCCTGCCGTGGACATGGGCAAGAAGCTGGTGATGGCCCAAAAGCGGGGAGAGACTCGAGCCCTTTGCCTGGGTGTGGCCATGGTGATGTGTGCGGTCATTGCCTACTATATCCTGGGCACGACCATGCTGCCCCTCTACCAGAAAAGGTAGGACACTCTCCTGGCCTGCTCCCatcctccagcccctctcctaAGGCTCTGGTCTGCCAGGGACCCCAGTCTTCTTCATACCCCTCCCCTTGACTCCACACCAGGCAGGAAGGTCTGGACAATCATTCTTAGGGTGAAGGGTTCAAGTGCAGGGAGGGTAGGGCTGGCTGGACTCTGATCATCGGGGGTTCTGGGACTTGGGGATAGCAGATACAGGAGGCCCTTctcacaagaaacaaagaaggatcAGAGCAAACATCCCAGTGTGAGTTTGATCCCAGGAGAAATCAGAGGTTTTAGATTTTCATAGCTTGTCTGCACTGCTTGACTCCCCCTCTGAAACCTCCTGGTCAGGTGGGTGTCTAGCCTCCTGTTGAATGTCTCCAGTGACGGGGAGCTCAGTACGTCACTGTGCATatttcattttgggttttttctgTAAGTAGGAAATGTCTACAATGAACCAAAACCTGCTCCAGTGGAGCTCTGCTCTGGAATCTCAGAGAATGTTCCTTGCTCCTTAACATGTCAACCACTTGagcttttaaaaggaaatctGTGAAGTTCCTGACCCATTCTCTGTTTGGAATAAACATGCTCAGTTCTCTCATCCTGTTTTTTGAGGCTAAGTCTCTGACCCTCGCCTCTGGGCATGTTCCAGCTGCTGGCAACCCCTCCATCTGGTGATGTGTGTCCTGCCTGATAAACGGGAGATGAGTCACAGTTGATTCTCTGATGTGTTGATGAGCCTGTTAGTCTCTTCTGGGCCTGCTTCCTCCTCACTTTTTATAACCCTGGAGTGATTCCAGGTTGGAATCTTACCCAAGGGGTGATATCTAAGAGGCAAACGAGCACTGATATTCTGATTCTATGGTTCTTGCCATGGGTTGGGCAACTCTGCATTCACACTCCTTTAGTGCTGGATGCTTACGACAAGACGAGGGTCCCAGCCCTAGGTCTCTCTAAAGGGGTTCAAGCCTGGAGCCCATGTTCTGAGATATGTACGTGTGTGCATGGTCTCCCCAGTGTGTGGACGCAGAAATCCACGTGCCATCTGATTGAGACCAACATCAGGGagcaggaggagctggagggCAAGAAGGTGCCCCAGTACCCGTGCCTGTGGGTTAACGTGTCAGCTGTGGGCCGGTGGGCTGTGCTGTACCACACAGAGGACACTCGGGACCGGAACCAGCAGGtactgatggtggtggtgggggggggggcagctgggcACGTGTCCCCTTGCCCCTGGCAGGTGTGGGGGCCTCTTCCTAAGGAATCCCCATCCCTGCTCTGGAGAGTAAAGGCTAGGAAAGCTGAGCTTACTTGACATGGAGGTCCAGCTAGACTTAGCTCTTCTGGTtcggagtcagacagacctgggtttgaatccccaTCCTGCCACTAATTGCTGTATGGCCAGGCCACTGAGCCCTTCTAAGTCGCAGGTACCACCTTTGCTGAAATGCTGTTATGAAATCAGAGGCTGTGTGGTGTGCTGAGCTCCATGTCAGGTGGATAGAAGGCATTTctataaagcaagtcaaatgagaGGCCAGACCCAGAGCTGAGCCTTGGAGGAGAACACCTGAGACACCCCCTGTACCCCGGTGAAACcagaggcccagggctgaagCAATCTCTGGAGGCCAATCAACGCCCGGGAGATTTTCCCATCATTGCctttccccacacacaccccaaccccccatcctATCCTTTCATATAGAAAATACAAGTTGGCCATATCCATTTAATGATTCACTCACTCATCTGGTAGTCATCGAGCACTTCCTGTGTTAGGAGCTCTGGACTCAGGAGGAGAGAGCTCATCTGGGAAATAGTATGTAGTGGGGAGGGATTGGTGCCatggagaggaacagagaaaagtATGGGGTTAAAGGTGGCAGTAACTTTTTCCAGCCAACAGTGAGGTGAGGGTATCAGAAACGCATTTGGGTTagactttaaaaatcaagcaGATGTTAGATACACAGACACGTGAGGGCAGCATGCATGGTGAGGGGAGGGCATAGACCATGGCATGGTGGGAGGAAGGGCCTAGAAGAGACGGGACTGGAAGGAGACAGGGTGcggtggggcagggagaggctgcaGAGGTGCATTCCACAAGACCCAATTATGGAATCAGAACGCTTTTTGTTTGTAGTAAGTTGCTGCTTGTTTTTTGAGAGAAGCAAAACTTTAATGAAGAATGGTACAAGTTATGGATAATAATTAGTcccatatttaaagaaattaatatagaaaacactttactgatttatttattttgctaaaaaGATAGTCTTTAAGGATATCTGAGTGAGACAGCAGATACAACGCAGTAGGAAAGGAGAAACGTGTGTTGAATTCCAGTGCAAGACACCACATAGCACGATTAAGGAAGCAGGTGGAAGAAGCCATCCCACAAAACATGGGGTTAGGCATTTATATccagttggggtttttttttaagctttaaaagtCCAACATAAGGAAGAGAATTGGGAGAAGGGCCAAGCTTATCTATAATCACCGTTTTACCAAAAAACACACTGATTCAACCTTATGAGAGGGGAGGTGATCTTCCTCAATACCAAAAATAGTAAGAGTGAATGCCAAGGCAGTCAGGTCTCTCTGATCTATCAGGACGGGTCTCTCACCAACCTGGGCTCGGAACACACGAAGTTCCTTTGCATTTGTTTCAGAAGGTCAGAGCTTTATCTGGAACAAGTTCACTCCGATTAATGCTCATGGTGCAGATTTTAGCAGGGAGCAGAGTCATAAGCGGCTCCTAACTGATCCTCCATTTCCCGTAGCATTTCCCAGGGGAAGGTTCTACTGGTTCCCaagaatttaaattcaagtagACCGTAGAGAAGGCAAATGCTAATAATATTCTGGCACCGTACAGGCTGTGTGCCTGTCATCTCTGCCAAGGACCACTGAATTATGGAATTAAAATGTGATTGGGCAAGCTGGCACTGCTCAGCTCTGGCTGTGCATTGGAACCACCTGGGCACTTACCCAAACTGGGTTTCTACACCAGACCAACTGATGCAGAATCTCTGGagtctccaggtgattctgaggtTTAGAATTATTTCTATGAGTGACCAGGAGTGTTTAAAGGGTCTGTGGTCCTAGATGCATGATCAGGGTGGTACAGAGGAGTGGAaagttcagtggttgggcagaGAGGCTGAGGCCATGGCCAACAGTAGGGGTGGAGATTGAGCCTGTGGTAGGGATGGGTGCTGTTGGTGAGCGTTTGGTAGCTGATGGGATGGGGAGGGCAGGGTGCCAAGGGCGAGGGCGTGCAGTGGGATTACTGACAGTGTTGGGGCGTCACTGAGAAGTGGGTCTGGAGAGTGCAAGGCAAGTGACTCAGTGCCACCAGATGGAGGTAGAGCCTCCCAAGTTCCCTACATCAGCTTCTACCAGGACTCCTGCTTCTTCTTTGACATCTAGTGGCTGTTGATTTATCCCGAGGAGCAAGACACAAATTTCCAAAGACAAGCAGGAGCGATCACTGGTGTGCTAGGGCTTGGGAGCAGACTGGCTTGCCTGACCTGAGGTCGCCAGCCTCTCCCTGGGTCAGTTTCTGCAGCACACCCTCCAGTCCTGTCTCCATGACAATTCATCCAGGCAGCTACCCTCACAAACCTATTTTACAGGACTCAGAGAGGTTGTGGCATTCACCAAGGTCACATAACTTAGAACTGGTGGCTGAATGCAGGTCTGTCTGGCTCTACAGCCACACCTTTGCTCAATGAGCTGGGTTACCCAGAGCCAGAGTCAGAGGCATTGGGGAGATGGTCTAGGTCCTCTCAGCTCAGAATTCTGAATTCAGCTGCTACTGGGACCCTGCAGTATCCAATGACTTTGAATGTCAGATTCCTTGGAGGCAGGTTTCCCGCACCTCAGCTGCTCCCTGGCAGGCTGGAAACCTGCTCTGGACACAGCTTCCCCACTTCCCAGACTGTCAGAGCCATGATGCAACCATTTTCTTTACTGCTGGCTGAGTGCTATCAGGGCAGGCAGCTTTGGGGCCAGGGTCTCATTCAAACCCAGGGAGTAGCCAAGGCCTGGGGAGAAGCTGGATCAACACTACATGTTTTGATCTCAGACATGACTACCAGGCCAGCGGTCTCAAACTATTGTGCGTGAAGGAGTCACTTGTTTGCAGGGCCCCACCCTCAGCAATTCAGAGTGAATAGGAACTTGTGCTATGGTCAGCTCTCCAGGGAGTCTGCTGCAGGTGCTGTGGGGAAACCACCTTGCAGAACATCTCCCAGAGCCTCACGTAAACAACATTCAGACCTCCCAGCACAGAGCAGAGATAAAACCAGCATTTCTACTTTGTGCCTTCTTTGCAGAGCTTTCCAGCTGGATCTCATCTGACCAAGCCAGGGGctcctagccacaacaatcagTGTCAGAATTAAGTGTATACTATGCTCTGCCTGTACAAGCTCTTTCCAATGTGTTCTCTCTTACTTTTGGATCCCAGTGTCAATTACTGGCTTGCCAATGATCTTTTGTTTGGCTCACACAAACCCTCAAAGggttttcaatttaaatttttgccaacattttaaaattgtgagaGTTCACATTAAAATTTGGCTTTCTGGCTTTTCTTGAAATGTCAGAGGCCTGGCTACAGTAGGTCTCCTGGATCGCCTGGCATCCGTCATACAGATGGCATGATCATTGCCAGTCTGGATGCTTCTGGCTTTCTCCATTTCATCAGGCGCCACCACTCCCTGACAGTCCTCTCTGGTGCAAGGCAAGTGTCAGCTGGCATTTGTCATCTTCTTCCCTCACCCACTTCACATGTGGACATTTACGTGCATGAGCCCTGTGGGGAATTGAGTGTATGACCTCTGTCCCGAGCCTGAATACAGAGCCCACTCAGTCTGTGTCACTCATTGGTTAGATAAGCTTGAAGTCCCTCTTTAATTACAATCTTTGAAAGAGATACTGCTATGAACCCATTTAAGAGCTGAGATATCAAGGCTGAGAAAGGTAAGCAATGTGCCTCAGGTTCTACATCCAATGGAAGCAGAGCCAGAGCTGCAGCTGGGCCCCTGGCTCTGGGTGTGCAGTGGGTACCCTGAGCAGCTCCTGGACCCCCACCCTCACCAACAACACTGTGAAGGCTTCTCTAGAACCATGCAGTGCACAGCCTGCCAAGCTTTCGGCAAATTCATTCCCACTGGGGGCCCCGATTCCAAAGCCAACACTTTTCTTTACTTCATGCTGGCCCCTCATGTCTCCCAAAGAAACAGGGATTTCCAACTTCATGGGTGCTCttgcttccctccccacccccttgcaGTGCTCCTACATCCCAGGCAGCCTGGAGAACTACCAAGTGGCCCGGGCCGATGTGGAGAAGGTCAAAGCCAAATTCCACGAGCAACAGATTTTCTACTGCTTCTCAACAACCCGGGAGAACGAGACCACTGTCCTGTATCGGCGCCTCTATGGGCCCCAgaccctcctcttctctctcttctggccCACCTTCCTGCTGACCGGAGGTCTCCTCATCATCGCCATGGTCAAGATAAACCAGTCCCTTTCCATCCTGGCAGCTCAGAAGTAGACCTATCCACACCCCAAAGCTGCCTCACTGCAAAGCTGCAGGGGGTCCCCTGGCTGCTCCCTAATTACGTatccccgcctcctccccctgGTTTCGCACTGTTCCACTAGGATCCATAACAACTTCTGCTACATGGTTGGGCTTTGGGAAATGCCTCTGATAAGTCATTCTCGGGTAAGAATGTACAATGAGTCCCTGGGGCTTCAGAGAGCCCAAGGCCAGCTGGTAACAGCTTTCCATTACCTGTCCCCACTCAACTAACTGAAACCCTACTGTGCCACCCACCAGCCCCCAGATAACAATGATGCTTATCTCTGTGCCTGTGTTCTCATGGTTGGCCCAAAAGCCTACCTTTGCCATCCTTGGCAAACCTTACTTTCTTCTTTGAATTCCATAATGAGAATAACAGCAGCTCCCATGTATAGAGAACATTCAGAATTTACTTTTAGGACACTAGGtgctatatacatttttattccaaTATGAACAAATAtagttacaaacttccagttatacaTGGTGACTGTAATTAACAATACCATACtgcatatctgaaagttgctaagagagtaaatcttgaaagttctcatcagaaaaaaaacattgtaactatgtatggtgacagatgttaagtagatttactgtggtgatcattttgcaatatatacaaatatcgaattattatgttgtatacctggaactaatgtaatgttatatGTACAATTGACATAAAATATGTCAACAAAAATATGTATCACAGGAGGCTATAAGAAAATATACTAAAGTATATCGAAATATTAACAGTGGGATTGGGAATTCAGATGGTGgctaattttaatttactttctcatccctctttttatttttggtacttttctaaattttcagCAGTTGGAAGAtgtggttttattgtttttaatcagaaaagCAGTGACAGATATTATCTTGGAAGGATTTGGAGGAGTGAACCTCACGTCACCAAGCAGGAGGAAGTGTACTGGGAAGGGGCTGGGCTCCAATCAGAGGCAGACTTTTGagaacatacaaattttaagaactCTCTGTGGAAGGAAGGTAACCACATAGATGgggatttataatttataatgcaGGTAAGTGTATGGCACTGGCCCTGCAAGGGAAGCGTGTCTCACACTTGAAAAGGGCATAAGTGTGGCATGCCATCATCTCTATTATTACTACTCCAAGAAGTTTtcctagaacagtggttctcaaagtatggtccctgGTGCTGTGACATAAGCATTCTGTGGGGCCTTGGGAGAAATGCACATTCTCTCCAGCCTTTCCTAGTCAGAAGCCTCAAGGGGATGTGATGGGGTGAGACGAGGTGGCAGACAGGGGACGGGGACAGCACTCTGTGGTTTGACACTGGCTTCAGTGGCTTCTGAGTGCCCTCAAGCATGACAACCACTCGTGTAGAGAACCAGTGCCCTGTCATTGGGcttttcagaataaataaatgactgcttGACAGGGCAAGTCCTGAGCTAGATGTGAAGTTAGGCTGATGTCTCTGAAGTTCCTTCAGGAGCTGTGATTCCAGCCACAGCCCCTGGATATgaatctgtctctgcctctgctagATTTCATCTCTCTGGTtctcaattttttcatctatataaAAAAGGACTCCTCCTATTGGGTAGTTGGGAGGGCCGAATAGAGATTTGACACATGGTAGGTGGCCAGAATGGAAGTAATTGAATACTCAGAAACTTCCAGAAGCAATTATACCAGTGATAATGTTAACTAGCATTTATTGGTGCTTAATgtattacatgccaggcactgtgctaagcagtTTGCCTTGTAGAAACTCAGTTAGATACTATTGAGTCTAcctcagagaggaggaaaagcaaTACAGGACAGTGGTTATGTATGTCAACTTAAATGTGGCTTCAAATACCCAACCTTCCCATTCATTCACTAGCTGGATGGCTTTGGGCAAATAACctctctgcctcaatttcctcatctgcaaaataggaacTAATAATATTTCCCTTTAAGTGCTGGTATCATATTGGTTATTCTATAAGCTTCCTAGAATAGTAACTGATACATGGTAAGTGCTATATGATATTATGAAAAACTGAAGCTCTAAGAGGTCACTGGCCAAGGTCATTCATATAGCAGGTGATGAGCTGGGAATCAAGCTCTGGGCTGTGTGATTCCAGATCAGACTATCAACCATAGTAACTTGAGCAGACTCAGCTAAAGAGCTGGGGACCCTAGTTCCTCAAAGCCCCAGGGGCCAGGTAGGGAACAGTGTTGTGTCTCTGGAACCCAATGTGCCCTCATACAAGTCAGGGATGTGAGAGGAGGGCATCTATATTCTGCTTGAGCATCTCTCACTTCCAACCAGGAATCCCTGATGTGTCCCCATACCCTCCAGTTTCTTACTTGGGGACATTCCTTCCAAGGGAATATAGTACACCATTCCCCAGAGTTTCTCCCTTCTGGGGTCAGGGAAGTCTCGAGTCTCCTGATTTGTTAAGAAAGCCACAGTGATGACCTTGTACTATGGTAATGGTACTAATGATACGATATTACTTTGGGGGGAAACTAGGCCAAGGGTACAATGGGATCTCTCTGTATTAATTCTTATAATTCTGTGGGAATCTGCAAGTATCTAAAAAATGTgagtaaatttaaataataataagaaaaaaaagccccCACCATTAGTCTCACTGAAAGGGACTTCTTAGCACATGGTTTCCATGTACCTGCTTTTGGGGCTAAAATACATGGAAACTCAGAAAATCCAAACAGCCTCTGCTAGGGGAAAGGCCATGTGGCTCTAGAACAATGCCCAGCCCCCACTGCCCTATGCATTATTGATAATGACCTTCATTGGGTTGGGACAAATGCCCTCCTCCTGTCAATGAGACTGGCTTccatctgcctcctgctcacAGAACTCCATGGGCAGGATGAACATGAAGTAATGGGCATTTCAGCACAATAAGTTagacactgaggaaaaaaattttttgggaTAATGGCTGCCTAGGAACAAAAAGCCCTCATCAGCTCTTAATAAATCACTGCTAATGAACATCTCATGTTTCCACcatttttgcttttcatctcATGGGCCAGTGACTCACACTTGGAGAGGTGCACCTGGCTTGCTCTCCTGTGTCCCTCCCCTGGAACTCAGCCCACGTTATGGGGATCAAAGCCGGAAATGGGGAGGGTAGAGATGAATCAGACCCAGtgcctgccttcatggagctggCCACtcttcctacccccacccccaccattaTCAGGGGCCTCCTTCACAATGAAGAGCCTAATTTACACAAATTCAGAATAgtgcaatataaaatattaataaaatctttttgtgaCTTATTGAAGTgactccagcccccaccccatcaATAATTTATCCAAAATTTCTCCTAATTTTCAAACTCCTTTCTAAAGTGAGTGGCTTGATTGTAAACTGCATTCATTCTTTGCTAATTGACGATATAGGCTGGTACGTAAAAATATGTCATATCTTTAGAATTAGAATTGCATTTTGGGAATTTttaattacatgaaatattcGGGAATATGGTCTTTGAACAAAGTGTAGCTATCCTATACCTCACCAGCGGCTGCCTTTTCACatggagggaaaagagaaaggttGAAGCAAGATGAGAAAGACACCGAGAAATTCACTTCAGACTTGTATAGCGGTTCTCAGGGAGGAGGCTTATGAGGTCAGAACTATCCATGATAAACTTAAGATGTTCAGTTTCTTCTTAGATTTCCACGACTCTCCCTTCCCACTCCTATAAAGCAGATGATCCTCAGTCAACTTCCTTAAAGGATTTGAGAGATGGGGAAGGCCTGGATGTAGATGTGAAGACAACAACTTCCAGCTGACCAGTGGACAAAGTTGGGGACTTAGCCAAAGGCTTGAACCTTCTCCCTCAGTTgcactcttttgttttttaagattgtttttatttattcatgagagacacagagagaggcagagacataggcagaaggagaagtaggcttcccatggggatccttatgagggacttgatcccagaaccccaggctcaccacctgagctgaacccAGTACCCCAGTTGCAGAGTCTTTAATCTCCTGTAATCTCCATCACCCCATaccaatctctctcttttctgataTATGTAAACTAAACACAGGGGCTTGCTAAGTATATGCAGCTTCAAGACATgtcttctctccccactcccgGTGAG
This genomic stretch from Canis lupus familiaris isolate Mischka breed German Shepherd chromosome 4, alternate assembly UU_Cfam_GSD_1.0, whole genome shotgun sequence harbors:
- the KCNMB1 gene encoding calcium-activated potassium channel subunit beta-1 (The RefSeq protein has 3 substitutions compared to this genomic sequence) — translated: MGKKLVMAQKRGETRALCLGVAMVMCAVIAYYILGTTMLPLYQKSVWTQKSTCHLIETNIREQEELEGKKVPQYPCLWVNVSAVGRWAVLYHTEDTRDQNHQCSYIPGSLENYQVARADVEKVKAKFHEQQIFYCFSTTRENETTVLYRRLYGPQTLLFSLFWPTFLLTGGLLIIAMVKINQSLSILAAQR